In bacterium, one DNA window encodes the following:
- the gatB gene encoding Asp-tRNA(Asn)/Glu-tRNA(Gln) amidotransferase subunit GatB, which produces MGRLRAVIGLEVHAQLRTRTKLFCACPNEHGGEPNSRVCPVCLGLPGALPVPNREAVRLAARFALAVGADLRRRSTWARKNYFYPDLPKGYQISQFERPLALGGAVRVEPAGGPVEHWPLRRLHVEEDAGKSVHEGLGDDVTGIDLNRCGAPLVEIVSEAREADPETAQRFLERLRAALRATGVSAADMENGTLRCDVNVSVHEEDAPWGTRVEVKNLNSFRAVRRALAHEFERQSALLAAGGTVAQETRLWDEARGATRPMRSKEEDRDYRYFPEPDLPELAIDDALFAEAAEAMPEPPDARRDRYAAEFGLTAADAERLALEPPLADYFERAAAASGRPRAAANWTLTELLGRLNAERRGADACPLPPERLGAIVRMAADGTLTGPAAKEVFDAAWDGADPAEVVAARGLAALVDPAALEAAAAAALAAHPAEAERCRAGKSALVGFFVGEVVKGLRGASPRAAREVLERLLDGSR; this is translated from the coding sequence GTGGGTCGGCTGCGGGCGGTGATCGGTCTCGAGGTTCACGCCCAACTCCGGACGCGGACGAAGCTCTTCTGCGCCTGTCCGAACGAGCACGGCGGCGAGCCGAACAGCCGCGTCTGCCCGGTCTGCCTCGGCCTTCCCGGCGCGCTTCCGGTCCCGAACCGCGAGGCGGTCCGCCTCGCCGCGCGTTTCGCCCTCGCCGTCGGCGCGGACCTGCGCCGCCGCTCGACGTGGGCTCGCAAAAACTACTTCTACCCCGACCTTCCGAAGGGATACCAGATCAGCCAGTTCGAGCGTCCGCTGGCGCTCGGCGGCGCCGTGCGGGTCGAGCCGGCCGGCGGGCCGGTCGAACACTGGCCGTTGCGCCGGCTGCACGTCGAAGAGGACGCGGGGAAGTCGGTCCACGAGGGGCTCGGCGACGATGTCACCGGCATCGACCTCAACCGCTGCGGCGCCCCTTTGGTCGAGATCGTGAGCGAGGCGCGCGAGGCCGATCCGGAGACGGCGCAGCGGTTCCTCGAACGGCTGCGCGCGGCGCTGCGCGCGACCGGCGTCTCGGCGGCCGACATGGAGAACGGCACGCTCCGCTGCGACGTCAACGTCTCGGTCCACGAGGAGGACGCACCGTGGGGGACGCGGGTCGAGGTGAAGAACCTCAACTCGTTCCGCGCGGTGCGGCGGGCGCTGGCGCACGAGTTCGAGCGGCAGTCGGCGCTGCTCGCGGCGGGCGGGACGGTCGCGCAGGAGACGCGCCTCTGGGACGAGGCGCGCGGCGCGACGCGGCCGATGCGCTCGAAGGAAGAGGACCGCGACTATCGCTACTTCCCCGAGCCCGACCTGCCGGAGCTGGCGATCGACGACGCGCTCTTCGCCGAGGCGGCGGAGGCGATGCCCGAGCCGCCCGACGCGCGGCGGGATCGCTACGCGGCGGAGTTCGGGCTGACCGCGGCCGACGCGGAGCGGCTGGCGCTCGAACCGCCGCTCGCCGACTACTTCGAGCGGGCCGCGGCGGCGTCGGGGCGCCCGCGCGCGGCGGCGAACTGGACGCTGACCGAACTGCTCGGCCGGCTCAACGCCGAGAGGCGCGGCGCCGACGCGTGCCCGCTGCCGCCCGAGCGCCTGGGGGCGATCGTCAGGATGGCGGCCGACGGGACGCTGACCGGACCGGCGGCGAAGGAGGTCTTCGACGCCGCGTGGGACGGCGCCGATCCCGCGGAGGTCGTCGCGGCGCGCGGCCTCGCGGCGCTCGTCGATCCGGCGGCGCTCGAGGCGGCCGCGGCGGCCGCGCTGGCCGCGCACCCGGCGGAGGCGGAGCGCTGCCGCGCCGGGAAGAGCGCGCTCGTCGGCTTCTTCGTCGGCGAAGTGGTGAAGGGACTGCGCGGCGCCTCGCCGCGCGCGGCGCGCGAGGTTCTGGAGCGCCTCTTGGACGGAAGCCGATGA
- the ftsE gene encoding cell division ATP-binding protein FtsE, with protein MIVFDHVTKRYDGRPAALFDVSFRVRPGEFVTVTGPSGAGKTTLLQMMYREIVPTTGTVSFEGRDLAHISWRDIPHVRRKIGVVFQDFRLLPRRTVAENIGLVLRALGWSNERRRDRTRRVLEWVGLQRRADAFPLELSGGEQQRVAIARALAPEPRLLLADEPTGNLDLTLSLEILGFLREIHARGTTVILATHDVALIEKAGVRSLHLSGGRLWEGAAGRPR; from the coding sequence ATGATCGTTTTCGACCACGTGACCAAGCGGTACGACGGGCGGCCGGCGGCGTTGTTCGACGTCTCGTTCCGCGTGCGGCCGGGCGAGTTCGTCACCGTGACCGGACCCTCCGGCGCGGGGAAGACGACGCTGCTGCAGATGATGTATCGCGAGATCGTGCCGACGACCGGGACGGTCTCGTTCGAGGGACGCGACCTCGCGCATATCTCGTGGCGGGACATCCCGCACGTGCGGCGGAAGATCGGCGTCGTCTTCCAGGACTTCCGCCTCCTGCCGCGGCGGACGGTCGCCGAGAACATCGGGCTCGTGCTGCGCGCGCTCGGCTGGTCGAACGAGCGGCGGCGCGACCGGACGCGCCGCGTGTTGGAGTGGGTCGGGCTGCAGCGGCGCGCCGACGCCTTCCCGCTCGAGCTCTCCGGCGGCGAGCAGCAGCGGGTGGCGATCGCCCGCGCCCTCGCGCCGGAGCCGCGGCTTCTCCTGGCCGACGAGCCGACCGGCAACCTCGACCTCACCCTCTCGCTGGAGATCCTCGGATTCCTGCGCGAGATCCACGCCCGGGGGACGACGGTGATCCTGGCCACGCACGACGTCGCGCTGATCGAGAAGGCGGGGGTGCGCTCGCTGCACCTCTCCGGCGGCCGCCTCTGGGAAGGCGCCGCGGGGAGGCCGCGATGA
- a CDS encoding permease-like cell division protein FtsX, with product MSRVWRGIVEAVRNAFVDVLRRPLFALLAVLTMAVAVTVLAGFTLLARGAKEFYGRLVADSPVEVYLRPTAAPDDVASLEALLKRDPTVERVERISPDQALAEFVKLYPDLGDVRQLLGDNPLPASLRATVRKADPAAVASLVRAARAHPAAISVRYDREWIEGLSRVGEGLRLFALIGSAALMFAALVTVGAVVRLALDDKLDEVKLLRLVGAPASFVLAPVFLSGGILGGAGAAVALGAVGVARSTAVGWAGATPFGVFLRAALGSELPLGPGAALLAFGFAAGAISAGIAAGRAALR from the coding sequence ATGAGCCGCGTCTGGCGTGGGATCGTCGAGGCGGTGCGCAACGCCTTCGTCGACGTGCTGCGGCGGCCGCTCTTCGCGCTGCTCGCGGTGCTGACGATGGCCGTGGCGGTGACCGTCCTCGCGGGGTTCACGCTTCTCGCCCGCGGGGCGAAGGAGTTCTACGGTCGGCTGGTCGCCGACTCGCCGGTCGAGGTCTATCTCCGCCCGACCGCGGCGCCGGACGACGTCGCCTCGCTCGAGGCGCTGTTGAAGCGCGATCCGACGGTGGAGCGGGTCGAGCGGATCTCGCCCGACCAGGCGCTCGCCGAGTTCGTGAAGCTCTATCCCGACCTGGGCGATGTGCGGCAGTTGCTCGGCGACAACCCGCTGCCGGCCTCGCTGCGCGCGACGGTGCGCAAGGCCGATCCGGCGGCGGTGGCCTCGCTCGTCCGCGCGGCGCGGGCCCATCCGGCGGCGATCTCGGTGCGCTACGACCGGGAATGGATCGAGGGGCTCTCGCGCGTCGGCGAGGGGCTGCGCCTCTTCGCGCTTATCGGCTCGGCGGCGCTGATGTTCGCGGCGCTCGTCACGGTCGGCGCGGTGGTGCGGCTGGCGCTCGACGACAAGCTGGACGAAGTGAAGCTGCTGCGCCTCGTCGGGGCGCCGGCGTCGTTCGTCCTCGCGCCGGTCTTCCTGTCGGGCGGCATTCTCGGCGGGGCCGGGGCGGCGGTCGCGCTCGGCGCGGTCGGCGTCGCGCGCAGCACGGCGGTCGGCTGGGCGGGGGCGACGCCGTTCGGCGTCTTCCTGCGCGCCGCGCTCGGCAGCGAGCTGCCGCTCGGCCCCGGCGCCGCCCTGCTGGCGTTCGGCTTCGCGGCCGGCGCGATCTCGGCCGGGATCGCCGCGGGCCGCGCCGCTCTGCGCTGA
- a CDS encoding carboxypeptidase-like regulatory domain-containing protein has protein sequence MREDLRFIVDVKTDDGGNFVVRLPQAGRYSAVVLATGGGGFERQIDVPEKGLSALELAAPTGAVVGVVVGPGGAPLADVYVAAKRADRRRSGGGAFSGPDGRFRICAVEPGAYRLVASKEGLASVVVPPIEVGATDATAPPIALDEGRTLALRFVDPSGAAVEPVHVGVCSEEGDDLHQSATRRADGAWVLRAKSDVRLRVCEQKAGGAVLAVRLEGGATRTIALPAPGAIRIRFVARDGKDAIVGADGAGDPVFTAFPSACGMAGNRKLGGPVASGGERLVQPLAPGRYLVRAVRTEVLASREVVVRSGETTTVELRAD, from the coding sequence ATGCGCGAGGATCTCCGCTTCATCGTCGACGTCAAGACGGACGACGGAGGGAACTTCGTCGTGCGGTTGCCGCAGGCGGGCCGCTACTCGGCGGTGGTCCTGGCGACGGGGGGAGGCGGATTCGAGCGACAGATCGACGTGCCGGAGAAGGGACTCTCCGCGCTCGAGCTTGCCGCGCCGACCGGCGCGGTCGTCGGCGTCGTGGTCGGTCCCGGCGGCGCGCCGCTCGCGGACGTCTACGTGGCGGCGAAGAGGGCCGACCGCCGCCGGAGCGGCGGCGGGGCGTTTTCCGGACCCGACGGGCGTTTCCGTATCTGCGCCGTGGAGCCTGGCGCCTATCGCTTGGTCGCTTCGAAGGAGGGTCTCGCGTCGGTCGTCGTGCCGCCGATCGAGGTCGGCGCGACGGACGCGACCGCGCCGCCGATCGCGCTCGACGAAGGGAGGACGCTCGCCCTTCGCTTCGTCGATCCCTCGGGCGCCGCCGTCGAGCCGGTCCACGTCGGCGTCTGCAGCGAAGAAGGCGACGACCTCCACCAGAGCGCGACGCGGCGCGCCGACGGCGCGTGGGTCCTTCGCGCGAAGAGCGACGTGCGGCTTCGCGTCTGCGAGCAGAAGGCGGGGGGCGCGGTTCTCGCCGTGCGGCTCGAGGGGGGCGCGACGAGGACGATCGCGCTGCCGGCGCCCGGCGCGATCCGCATCCGCTTCGTCGCCCGCGACGGCAAGGACGCCATCGTTGGCGCCGACGGCGCCGGCGACCCTGTCTTCACGGCCTTCCCCTCGGCCTGCGGGATGGCGGGCAACCGCAAGCTGGGCGGCCCGGTCGCTTCGGGCGGCGAGAGGCTCGTTCAGCCGCTCGCTCCGGGCCGGTACTTGGTCCGGGCGGTCCGAACCGAGGTCCTCGCCTCCCGCGAAGTGGTGGTGCGCTCGGGGGAGACGACGACGGTCGAGCTGCGCGCCGACTGA